The following proteins are co-located in the Phytoactinopolyspora mesophila genome:
- a CDS encoding methyltransferase domain-containing protein — MSAEDPSVVINWADEAAHIGAALASDSAWYAATAEALVSPSDRLAIDVGCGGAGMAIALTRALPTEASVVGVDGDDDILDAAQSNITEAGLGDGRIRLVKADLERDLSTLADAAAEADIIWASGSVHHLADQQGAIDALAGLLASGGRLALAEGGLPSRHLPWDLGIGQPGLEIRLHSAEDRWFARMRESLPGHVRMPYGWPVALRRAGLVDVTTHTSTFAKPAPLDDTNLSSLLTQLAHRVKRVTDSGELGEDDIQVWARILDQDDSAWLGARDDLYSLSARSVYVGHRPA, encoded by the coding sequence GTGTCGGCAGAAGATCCATCGGTAGTGATCAACTGGGCTGACGAAGCTGCCCATATCGGCGCCGCACTCGCCAGCGACAGCGCTTGGTACGCGGCTACCGCCGAAGCGCTCGTCAGTCCGTCAGACCGGCTCGCGATCGATGTCGGCTGCGGCGGAGCGGGTATGGCCATCGCCCTAACCCGTGCACTGCCGACCGAGGCGAGCGTCGTAGGTGTGGACGGCGACGACGACATTCTCGACGCCGCACAAAGCAACATCACCGAGGCCGGCCTCGGTGATGGCCGCATCCGGCTGGTGAAGGCCGACCTCGAACGCGATCTCAGCACGCTGGCCGATGCCGCTGCGGAGGCCGACATCATCTGGGCCTCCGGTTCCGTCCACCACCTCGCCGATCAGCAGGGCGCCATCGACGCCTTGGCCGGACTTCTCGCCTCCGGCGGCAGGCTCGCGCTGGCCGAAGGCGGACTGCCCAGCCGCCATCTACCTTGGGACCTCGGCATTGGGCAGCCCGGCCTGGAGATCCGGCTCCACAGCGCCGAAGACCGGTGGTTCGCGCGGATGCGGGAGTCCCTGCCGGGTCACGTCCGGATGCCCTACGGCTGGCCGGTTGCTCTCCGGCGTGCCGGGCTCGTCGATGTCACCACTCATACCTCCACCTTCGCCAAACCGGCGCCCCTGGATGATACGAACCTCTCCAGCCTGCTCACGCAGCTCGCACATCGTGTGAAGCGAGTCACGGACAGCGGTGAGCTGGGCGAAGACGACATCCAGGTGTGGGCCCGCATTCTGGACCAGGACGACTCCGCGTGGCTGGGCGCGCGCGACGACTTGTACTCGCTGAGCGCGCGCAGCGTCTACGTCGGTCACCGACCAGCGTGA
- a CDS encoding FAD-dependent monooxygenase: MTNLMNRRVLISGASVAGLTAAYWFHQYGFPVTVVERFAGLRPGGHAIDVRGTALDVAERMGVLGGLRDASTSMRGMSIVDQAGNELSRSTEETLSGGALGGADVEVMRDDLCEALYATTRADVEYIFGDAVAGIELNVDEVRVTLESGPPRSVDLVVGADGLHSTVRRLAFGPESSFLHHLGNYVGVFTTPNFLDLDYWQVWMQMGDRGGVIMSARDNAEARVYLGFGSEQLDYDYRDIGVQKRLLADQMAGAGWEVPRMLEFMWEAEDFHFDSMSQIRMDRWSSDRISLVGDAGYAGSPLSGQGTSVAMVGAYILVDELNRANGDHRRGYAAYESRMRTWVEQNQQLALLSGERHKAAAEGRDPARVEGPVLDDVKSAIALGHH; this comes from the coding sequence ATGACGAATTTGATGAACCGGCGAGTCCTGATCTCGGGCGCGAGTGTGGCCGGGCTGACCGCCGCCTACTGGTTCCACCAGTACGGATTTCCGGTGACGGTTGTCGAGCGATTCGCTGGCTTGCGTCCCGGCGGCCACGCAATCGACGTGCGCGGAACCGCGCTGGACGTGGCCGAGCGCATGGGTGTCCTGGGCGGTCTGCGCGACGCGAGCACGTCCATGCGGGGGATGTCGATCGTCGATCAGGCCGGCAATGAGCTGTCCCGATCGACGGAGGAGACGCTGTCCGGCGGCGCACTAGGTGGGGCGGACGTGGAGGTGATGAGAGACGATCTCTGCGAGGCGCTTTACGCGACCACGCGCGCGGACGTCGAGTACATCTTCGGTGACGCCGTCGCGGGTATCGAGCTGAACGTTGACGAGGTCCGGGTGACCTTGGAGTCGGGGCCGCCGCGCAGCGTCGACCTGGTCGTGGGTGCCGACGGATTGCATTCCACGGTGCGCCGGCTAGCGTTCGGGCCGGAGTCGAGCTTCCTCCATCACCTCGGCAACTACGTAGGCGTGTTCACGACGCCCAACTTCCTGGATCTGGACTACTGGCAGGTGTGGATGCAGATGGGTGACCGCGGCGGTGTCATCATGAGCGCTCGCGACAATGCCGAAGCGAGGGTGTACTTGGGGTTCGGCTCTGAACAGCTGGACTATGACTACCGTGACATCGGCGTCCAGAAGCGGCTCCTCGCCGACCAGATGGCAGGTGCCGGCTGGGAGGTGCCGCGGATGCTGGAGTTCATGTGGGAAGCGGAGGACTTCCATTTCGACTCGATGAGCCAGATCCGGATGGACAGGTGGTCGTCGGACCGGATCAGTCTGGTGGGAGACGCGGGCTACGCGGGTTCACCTCTGTCCGGGCAGGGCACCAGCGTGGCAATGGTTGGCGCCTACATCCTGGTGGATGAGCTCAACCGAGCCAACGGTGACCACCGTCGGGGCTATGCGGCGTATGAGTCGCGGATGCGGACGTGGGTGGAGCAGAACCAGCAGCTCGCTCTGCTCAGCGGCGAGCGGCACAAGGCGGCGGCCGAGGGGCGCGACCCGGCAAGGGTCGAGGGTCCGGTGCTCGACGACGTCAAATCAGCGATCGCGCTCGGCCACCACTGA
- a CDS encoding TetR/AcrR family transcriptional regulator, with amino-acid sequence MGNREALLAGARHCLMEKGWGRTTVRDIAAAAGGISHAAIGYHFGSKDALLNAALVEAMDEWGDQIWGTMSGSGDTEDMWAAVVDSFAENRALFAASFELLMQAQRSPELQRYLATAQEQGRRGLAARLTGVDESEVPDATVRTLGAVQMALLNGVLTQWLSDPETAPSGAEVAAGLRALAEATSGPENKQTARHRPYRATAANNKEDEP; translated from the coding sequence ATGGGAAACCGTGAGGCTCTGCTCGCCGGCGCCAGGCACTGTCTGATGGAGAAAGGATGGGGTCGCACCACCGTCCGCGACATCGCTGCCGCAGCCGGCGGCATCAGTCATGCGGCCATCGGATACCACTTCGGATCCAAAGACGCGCTGTTGAACGCGGCCCTGGTCGAGGCCATGGACGAGTGGGGAGACCAGATCTGGGGCACCATGTCCGGCTCCGGCGACACCGAAGACATGTGGGCCGCAGTTGTGGACTCGTTCGCTGAGAACCGTGCCCTGTTCGCCGCCAGTTTCGAACTGCTCATGCAGGCCCAGCGCTCGCCTGAGCTACAGCGTTACCTCGCGACGGCGCAGGAACAAGGGCGGCGCGGGCTCGCTGCGCGGCTCACCGGCGTCGATGAAAGCGAGGTGCCCGACGCCACCGTGCGCACCCTGGGGGCGGTACAGATGGCCCTACTCAATGGGGTACTCACACAGTGGCTTTCCGATCCCGAGACCGCCCCCTCGGGCGCTGAGGTGGCCGCGGGTCTTCGCGCTCTTGCCGAGGCGACGTCCGGTCCCGAGAACAAGCAGACGGCCCGCCACCGCCCGTATCGAGCCACAGCAGCCAATAATAAAGAAGATGAGCCATAG
- a CDS encoding class I SAM-dependent methyltransferase yields MPRAHVRHPVFARIYAKASRSMEREVGEHRSRLLTGLSGRIVEVGAGNGMNFTHYPPEVTSVVAVEPEPYLRRLAWEEALRAAVPVKVVDGIAEQLPLDDAEFDAGVASLVLCSVRHPAIAMAELFRVIRPGGQLRFYEHVRATSPRLSRVQRAMDATVWPSISGGCHAHRDTGTAIAEAGFIIEQMDSLRVPDTRLSPPTSPHIIGVATRPR; encoded by the coding sequence ATGCCGAGGGCTCATGTGCGCCATCCGGTCTTCGCCCGCATCTACGCCAAGGCCAGCCGCTCCATGGAGCGCGAGGTAGGCGAGCACCGAAGCCGGCTGTTGACCGGGCTGAGCGGAAGAATCGTCGAGGTAGGTGCCGGCAACGGCATGAACTTCACGCACTACCCGCCGGAGGTCACCTCGGTGGTGGCCGTCGAGCCCGAGCCTTACCTGAGGCGACTGGCCTGGGAGGAGGCGCTTCGGGCTGCGGTACCCGTGAAGGTCGTCGACGGCATCGCCGAGCAACTACCCCTCGACGATGCCGAATTCGATGCCGGCGTCGCCTCACTGGTGCTCTGCTCAGTCCGCCATCCAGCCATCGCGATGGCCGAGTTGTTCCGGGTCATCCGCCCTGGTGGCCAGCTCCGTTTCTATGAACACGTCCGGGCCACCAGTCCCAGGTTGAGCCGCGTACAGCGGGCCATGGACGCCACCGTCTGGCCGTCCATCAGTGGCGGGTGCCACGCCCACCGCGACACCGGAACGGCCATTGCCGAGGCCGGATTCATCATCGAGCAGATGGACTCTCTCCGCGTCCCAGACACGCGCCTGTCACCTCCGACCTCGCCACACATCATCGGCGTCGCCACCCGGCCGCGGTGA